The proteins below come from a single Asterias rubens chromosome 9, eAstRub1.3, whole genome shotgun sequence genomic window:
- the LOC117295050 gene encoding grpE protein homolog 1, mitochondrial-like encodes MATTMQLLGWRAVTRQFLVRTNSQSLCRRNAQRIQWQSTETQKANDSQSSEQTGSQAAGEGVSASEKKLLEENKKLQTQIGEVTDKYKRALAETENVRTRYKRQLDDSKLYSIQGFCKDLLEVSDVLDIATKSVPDEELKGGNKHLKSLYQGLQMTGTQLQTVFKKHNLHRIDPPGEKFDPNLHEALFEVPAAEGKNPGEVAVVTKVGYRLHNRTLRPALVGVVKTS; translated from the exons ATGGCGACGACCATGCAACTTTTAGGCTGGCGGGCAGTAACTCGGCAATTTTTAGTTAGAACAAATTCTCAAAGTCTCTGCAGAAGGAATGCTCAAAG AATCCAATGGCAATCAACGGAGACTCAAAAAGCAAACGATTCACAGTCGTCAGAACAGACGGGCAGTCAAGCGGCTGGAGAAGGGGTGAGCGCATCGGAGAAGAAGCTCCTAGAAGAGAACAAGAAACTTCAAACGCAGATTGGTGAAGTCACA GATAAGTACAAGAGAGCGCTCGCTGAAACAGAAAATGTCCGGACAAGATACAAGCGCCAGCTGGATGATAGCAAGCTGTACTCGATACAGGGTTTCTGTAAAGATCTACTAGAGGTGTCGGACGTCTTGGATATAGCAACTAAAAGTGTCCCAGATGAGGAGCTTAAAGGTGGCAACAAACATCTGAAGAGTCTGTACCAGGGTCTGCAGATGACAGGAACGCAGTTACAGACG gtatttaaaaaacacaacctCCACAGAATCGACCCACCTGGAGAGAAATTTGACCCTAACCTCCATGAAGCTCTGTTTGAAGTTCCTGCTGCGGAAGGCAAGAACCCCGGAGAGGTTGCAGTGGTCACTAAGGTCGGCTACAGGCTCCATAATCGGACTTTAAGACCGGCACTGGTCGGTGTAGTAAAAACATCATAA